One part of the Flavobacterium johnsoniae UW101 genome encodes these proteins:
- the hypB gene encoding hydrogenase nickel incorporation protein HypB — translation MCTTCGCSSDENEIRFTKIGEKQFHSHSGHYHHHDHDHDHHHEHHHDHDHDNDDHNHHHDHFHNHSHEISVIQLEKDILYKNQLTAERNRGFFEALNIFSINLVSSPGSGKTSLLERTISDLKDKIAFSVIEGDQQTTNDADRIHKLNVPVIQINTGKGCHLDSEMISKAVKELKPVQDSVLMIENVGNLVCPAMFDLGELKRIVIISVTEGEDKPLKYPDMFSGSQICIINKIDLLPYLKFDLEKLKEYAKQVNPHLTFFEVSAASGEGLAAWYDYLTKSIKQ, via the coding sequence ATGTGTACCACTTGCGGATGCAGTTCTGATGAAAACGAAATACGATTTACCAAAATAGGAGAGAAACAATTCCATTCTCATTCCGGTCACTATCACCACCACGATCACGATCATGACCACCACCATGAGCATCATCACGACCATGATCATGACAACGACGATCACAATCATCATCATGACCATTTTCACAATCATTCTCATGAAATAAGTGTGATACAGTTAGAAAAGGATATTTTGTATAAAAACCAGCTTACTGCTGAGAGAAACAGAGGATTTTTTGAAGCCCTGAATATTTTTTCTATCAATCTGGTAAGTTCTCCGGGCTCCGGAAAAACCTCTTTATTAGAAAGAACCATTTCAGATTTAAAAGACAAAATTGCTTTTTCTGTAATCGAAGGTGACCAGCAGACTACAAATGATGCCGACAGAATCCATAAATTAAATGTTCCTGTAATTCAGATTAATACAGGAAAAGGCTGCCATTTAGACAGCGAAATGATATCAAAAGCCGTAAAAGAATTAAAACCCGTTCAGGATTCTGTTTTAATGATCGAAAATGTTGGAAATCTGGTTTGTCCGGCTATGTTTGATTTGGGAGAATTAAAACGAATCGTAATTATATCAGTTACCGAAGGTGAGGATAAACCGCTTAAATATCCGGATATGTTCTCAGGATCGCAAATCTGTATTATTAATAAAATTGATCTGCTTCCGTATTTGAAATTTGATTTGGAGAAACTGAAAGAATATGCAAAACAGGTAAATCCGCATTTGACTTTCTTTGAAGTTTCTGCAGCATCAGGAGAAGGTTTAGCAGCCTGGTACGATTATTTAACAAAATCTATAAAACAATAA
- a CDS encoding hydrogenase small subunit, with protein MKDEIKVNETYYNSIERQGYSRRDFLKFVAYIGAYMGVQSSAIGQITKALENTPRLPVIWEHFQECTCCSESFIRSDHPIVADIILDKISLDYTLTLMAASGHQAEAAKKATMDKYKGEYILCVEGSVPMGADGNYCCIGGRSAIDILKESAAGAKAIIAWGSCATTGCVQAAKPNPTGAVPINKIITDKPIINVPGCPPIGEVMAGIIVHVVAFGKLPELDSSGRPKAFYSKRVHDSCYRRPYFDAGLFAENFDDENAKKGYCLYKVGCKGPSTYNACGNMKWNGGVSYPIQSGHGCIGCSAKDFWDAGSFYSRDTSINAGSIEANADLLGKVALGGVAAGIGAHAILSNVSKRKELNQRISQGTENEKHLEDL; from the coding sequence ATGAAAGATGAAATAAAAGTAAATGAAACCTATTATAACAGCATTGAAAGACAAGGTTATAGCAGGAGAGATTTTTTAAAATTTGTTGCTTACATCGGCGCCTATATGGGCGTGCAGAGTTCTGCAATTGGTCAGATTACCAAAGCGCTCGAAAACACCCCCCGTCTCCCGGTAATCTGGGAACATTTTCAGGAATGCACCTGCTGCAGTGAGTCTTTCATACGATCAGACCATCCTATTGTTGCCGATATTATTTTAGACAAAATCTCTTTAGATTACACTTTAACACTTATGGCCGCTTCTGGTCATCAGGCCGAAGCTGCGAAAAAAGCAACTATGGACAAATACAAAGGAGAATACATTCTTTGTGTTGAAGGTTCTGTACCTATGGGAGCTGACGGAAATTACTGCTGTATAGGCGGAAGAAGTGCTATTGATATTCTAAAAGAATCTGCTGCAGGAGCAAAAGCTATTATTGCCTGGGGAAGCTGTGCAACAACAGGCTGTGTGCAGGCTGCAAAACCAAATCCTACAGGAGCTGTTCCTATCAATAAAATTATTACCGATAAACCTATTATAAATGTTCCGGGCTGTCCGCCAATTGGTGAAGTTATGGCCGGAATTATTGTACACGTTGTCGCATTTGGAAAACTGCCTGAATTAGACAGTTCTGGTCGTCCAAAAGCTTTTTATTCTAAAAGAGTTCACGACAGCTGTTATCGCAGACCTTATTTTGATGCAGGATTATTTGCTGAAAACTTTGATGACGAAAATGCTAAAAAAGGATACTGCCTATACAAAGTGGGCTGTAAAGGGCCAAGTACTTACAATGCATGCGGTAATATGAAATGGAACGGCGGTGTGAGTTATCCTATTCAATCCGGACATGGATGTATTGGCTGCAGTGCCAAAGATTTTTGGGATGCTGGAAGCTTTTACTCAAGAGATACTTCTATAAATGCAGGAAGCATCGAGGCCAACGCCGATTTACTGGGCAAAGTTGCTCTTGGTGGTGTTGCCGCAGGAATTGGAGCTCACGCGATTCTTTCGAATGTATCTAAAAGAAAAGAATTAAATCAGAGAATTAGTCAGGGAACTGAAAACGAAAAACACTTAGAGGATTTATAA
- the cybH gene encoding Ni/Fe-hydrogenase, b-type cytochrome subunit translates to MPTKTNDYKRAYIWQLPVRIFHWVNAWAITGLVATGFIIGNPPGIISTKEASNQFWFGYIREIHFMCAYLLVTVMILRVYFAFKGNKYANWRVFFPFKKEGFKRMWHVIKYDIFLQNEETHGSPTGAVGHNSVAAASYLVMFFMALIMIATGFAMYAPTSTWFFPKMFGWVVNAAGGDLNVRAIHHFTTWTFILFAIVHIYLVFFHDWLEGLGETSAMVSGYKFVRTERVKKEDELVETEITNQNTAQAEDLS, encoded by the coding sequence ATGCCAACAAAAACTAACGATTACAAAAGAGCTTATATCTGGCAGTTACCCGTACGAATTTTTCATTGGGTAAATGCCTGGGCTATTACAGGACTTGTCGCTACAGGATTTATTATTGGGAATCCGCCGGGAATCATTTCTACCAAAGAAGCTTCAAACCAATTTTGGTTTGGATACATTCGGGAGATTCATTTTATGTGTGCTTACTTATTGGTTACAGTCATGATTTTGAGAGTTTATTTTGCTTTTAAAGGAAATAAATATGCCAACTGGCGTGTCTTTTTCCCTTTTAAAAAAGAAGGTTTTAAAAGAATGTGGCATGTTATTAAATATGATATTTTTCTTCAAAATGAAGAAACACACGGCTCTCCAACAGGTGCTGTAGGTCACAACAGCGTAGCGGCAGCCTCTTATCTCGTTATGTTTTTTATGGCACTCATCATGATTGCAACAGGATTTGCCATGTATGCCCCTACTTCGACCTGGTTTTTTCCTAAAATGTTCGGCTGGGTAGTAAACGCGGCTGGAGGAGATTTAAACGTCAGAGCGATACATCATTTTACAACATGGACTTTTATTTTGTTTGCAATAGTTCATATTTATCTGGTTTTCTTTCATGACTGGCTGGAAGGTTTAGGAGAAACATCGGCAATGGTAAGCGGTTATAAATTTGTTCGAACCGAAAGAGTGAAAAAAGAAGATGAACTTGTTGAAACTGAAATAACAAATCAAAATACAGCACAGGCAGAAGATTTAAGCTAA
- a CDS encoding nickel-dependent hydrogenase large subunit: MAERIVVDPITRIEGHLRAEVEISDGTIKEAFLSSTMVRGLENIVKDRNPKDVWAFVQRTCGVCTSTHATASVRAVEDALGIVVPPNAEIVRNIMLGALYLHDHVVHFYHLHAFDWVDVLSGLNADPVKTSQLAQSISNWPKSSPGYFSDLQKRLKKFVASGQLGIFANGYWGHPQMKLPPEANLMATAHYLEALEWQKEIVKVHAIFGGKNPHPNFLVGGMACSINLDDASGLNAERLAFVRQLLEEGKRFVEQVYLPDVLAIAGYYKDWGAIGGFHNFMTFGDFPTQGHNNTNNDTFKFPAGVILNKDLTKVHDLDLRDLKTVEEYVNNSWYDYEGDGNSGRQPWSGETKINYTGPKPPYTHLNVDEKYSFIKTPRWKGHAMEVGPLARMLVGYASGREEFKDIVDGALSKLQIPAAALFSTLGRTAARALESQLVANWNLEFFDDLIKNIKNGDTKMANMEKWETNTWPKESQGVGLVEAPRGALSHWIVIKDAKVANYQQVVPSTWNASPKDPKGQRSPYESTLLNTPIANPELPLEIIRTIHSFDPCIACAVHLYDENGDIIKEVNDITICTV; encoded by the coding sequence ATGGCAGAGAGAATAGTTGTAGACCCAATTACAAGAATAGAAGGACATTTAAGAGCCGAAGTAGAAATCTCAGACGGCACTATAAAAGAAGCCTTCTTATCTTCAACAATGGTAAGAGGTCTGGAGAATATTGTAAAAGACAGAAACCCTAAAGATGTCTGGGCGTTTGTACAAAGAACTTGTGGTGTTTGTACTTCGACTCATGCTACAGCATCTGTAAGGGCGGTTGAAGATGCACTTGGAATTGTCGTTCCTCCAAATGCAGAAATAGTCAGAAATATTATGCTGGGTGCTTTGTATTTACACGATCACGTAGTGCATTTTTATCATTTGCATGCTTTTGACTGGGTAGATGTTTTGAGCGGTTTAAATGCAGATCCTGTAAAAACTTCACAATTGGCACAGTCCATTTCAAATTGGCCAAAAAGTTCGCCGGGTTATTTTTCAGATTTACAAAAACGATTAAAAAAGTTTGTTGCCAGCGGTCAGTTAGGAATTTTTGCCAATGGTTATTGGGGACATCCGCAGATGAAATTACCTCCCGAAGCCAATTTAATGGCTACAGCCCATTACCTTGAAGCTCTGGAATGGCAAAAGGAAATTGTAAAAGTACATGCCATTTTTGGAGGTAAAAATCCGCATCCAAACTTTTTAGTGGGCGGTATGGCGTGTTCTATTAATCTTGATGATGCAAGCGGTTTAAATGCAGAAAGACTTGCTTTTGTGAGACAGCTGCTGGAAGAAGGAAAACGTTTTGTAGAACAAGTTTACCTTCCGGATGTACTTGCTATTGCTGGTTATTATAAAGACTGGGGCGCTATTGGAGGCTTTCATAACTTTATGACTTTTGGCGATTTTCCAACACAGGGTCATAATAATACCAACAATGATACTTTTAAATTTCCAGCGGGAGTTATTTTAAACAAAGACTTGACAAAAGTTCATGATTTAGATTTAAGAGATTTAAAAACGGTAGAAGAATATGTAAACAATTCCTGGTATGATTATGAAGGAGACGGAAATTCAGGAAGACAGCCGTGGTCTGGAGAAACAAAAATAAATTATACGGGGCCAAAACCGCCTTACACTCATTTAAATGTTGACGAAAAATACAGTTTCATTAAAACACCAAGATGGAAAGGCCACGCTATGGAAGTCGGTCCGCTTGCAAGAATGCTGGTTGGTTATGCATCTGGGAGAGAAGAATTTAAAGATATCGTAGACGGTGCTTTATCAAAACTGCAGATTCCTGCCGCTGCTTTATTCTCGACTTTAGGAAGAACTGCTGCAAGAGCCTTAGAATCGCAATTAGTAGCCAATTGGAATCTGGAGTTTTTTGATGATTTAATTAAAAACATCAAAAACGGCGATACTAAAATGGCCAATATGGAAAAATGGGAAACCAATACCTGGCCGAAAGAATCTCAGGGAGTTGGATTGGTAGAAGCACCGCGAGGCGCTTTGAGCCACTGGATTGTAATAAAAGATGCTAAAGTTGCTAATTATCAGCAGGTCGTGCCGTCAACGTGGAATGCTTCTCCAAAAGATCCAAAAGGACAGCGATCTCCTTATGAAAGTACTTTATTAAATACGCCAATTGCAAATCCAGAACTGCCTCTTGAAATTATTAGAACCATACATTCCTTTGATCCCTGCATTGCCTGTGCCGTGCATTTGTACGACGAAAATGGCGATATCATTAAAGAAGTAAATGACATAACTATCTGCACCGTTTAA
- a CDS encoding HypC/HybG/HupF family hydrogenase formation chaperone codes for MCLAVPGRLEKITDELDETFRIGNVSFDGIIKEVNLALVPEAVEGDYLLVHVGAAIGIIDEDEAKRTMEILKEMGEEI; via the coding sequence ATGTGTTTAGCAGTTCCCGGTCGACTTGAAAAAATCACAGATGAGCTTGATGAAACGTTTAGAATTGGAAATGTTTCTTTTGACGGTATTATCAAAGAAGTCAATTTAGCACTTGTTCCAGAGGCAGTAGAAGGTGATTACCTTTTAGTTCATGTTGGCGCTGCAATTGGAATTATTGATGAAGATGAAGCCAAAAGGACAATGGAGATTTTAAAAGAAATGGGCGAAGAGATTTAA
- the hypE gene encoding hydrogenase expression/formation protein HypE, translating into MEKEQEVIHLHHGSGGEHMTKLLNEVIFKILKNDILEVRHDGAFLNVQGNLAFSTDSYVISPVFFKGGNIGELAVNGTVNDLSMCGAVPKYLSLALIIEEGFSLEEFTEIIKSIKQAADNAGIQIVTGDTKVVERGKGDKIYINTSGIGVVHKKANIKIRNIQQNDVVIINGPIASHGMAIMSEREGLEFESDILSDTTNLNHIVFDLIEQFGDKIHFLRDATRGGLASVLHEITTEINFGISLFEENIKVESQVKSACELLGLDPLYVANEGVFVCIAAPEIKNEVLKILQKTNPKASEIGFISGEHPSKIIIESAFGGKRVVNPLVGEQLPRIC; encoded by the coding sequence ATGGAAAAAGAACAGGAAGTAATTCACCTGCATCACGGAAGCGGCGGTGAACACATGACCAAATTACTCAATGAAGTAATTTTTAAGATTTTAAAAAATGATATTTTAGAAGTCCGTCACGATGGCGCCTTTTTAAACGTACAAGGAAATCTGGCTTTTTCTACAGATAGTTATGTTATTTCTCCCGTATTTTTTAAAGGCGGCAACATTGGTGAACTTGCCGTAAACGGAACTGTAAATGATCTTTCAATGTGTGGTGCAGTTCCAAAATACCTTTCGCTGGCCTTAATTATTGAAGAAGGTTTTAGTTTAGAAGAATTTACAGAAATTATAAAATCAATTAAACAAGCGGCAGATAATGCAGGTATTCAAATCGTTACCGGAGATACTAAGGTTGTAGAAAGAGGAAAAGGAGATAAAATTTACATTAATACTTCGGGAATTGGTGTTGTTCACAAAAAAGCCAATATCAAAATTAGAAATATCCAGCAAAATGATGTTGTTATCATAAACGGGCCGATAGCATCGCACGGAATGGCCATTATGTCGGAACGTGAAGGACTTGAATTTGAAAGTGATATTTTGAGCGATACCACAAATTTAAATCACATCGTTTTTGATTTAATAGAACAGTTTGGTGATAAAATTCATTTTTTGAGAGACGCAACCCGCGGCGGACTGGCTTCTGTACTGCATGAAATAACTACCGAAATTAATTTCGGCATTTCTCTTTTTGAAGAAAACATAAAAGTAGAAAGTCAGGTAAAAAGTGCCTGCGAACTGCTTGGTTTAGATCCGCTTTATGTAGCTAACGAAGGAGTTTTTGTCTGTATTGCAGCACCAGAAATTAAAAATGAAGTATTGAAGATTTTACAAAAAACAAATCCAAAGGCATCAGAGATTGGTTTTATAAGCGGAGAACATCCATCAAAAATAATTATCGAAAGTGCTTTTGGAGGAAAAAGAGTTGTAAATCCTTTAGTTGGAGAACAGCTGCCAAGAATTTGCTAA
- a CDS encoding TonB-dependent receptor, whose amino-acid sequence MRFLFLLFIFILSFSTNAQSVSGIVNNTDGKPLSDVLIRDLISKTHAHTDINGKFTLEQTKTNDSLQISKQGYITQKIKLSSDAFLSIQLEEKPFLLEEVTITNSLKYLNTISKIDLEIQPVSNSQDLLRKVPGLFIGQHAGGGKAEQIFLRGFDCDHGTDINVTVDGMPVNMVSHAHGQGYADLHFVIPETVDKIDFDKGSYFVDKGDFTTAGYVGFNTKNALQNSSVSFEGGQFDTFRTVALFNLLNKENQSAYFAGEYMMTDGYFDAPQNFNRINLFGKYSAKMTNGDRLAISVSHFKSQWDASGQIPDRAVNDGTISHYGAIDPNEGGNTGRTNFNLQYDAKIDENSQIKNTAYLSKYDFELYSNFTFFLNDPVNGDQIKQKENRTIVGFQSEYDQKLNEKWLFKLGAGLRNDNNKDVELSHTVNRKTVLEYLSLGNVNQTNLFAYSSLDFTSGKWLVNGGLRLDYFKFGYEDQLAPTYSNQTQTKAIVSPKLNFLYTQNDKINYFLKLGKGFHSNDTRVVVAQKGEKILPETYGADLGINWKPFPRMIINSAVWYLYLAQEFVYVGDEAVVEPSGKTERKGFDFGFRYQLTNWLFWNTDYTYTHARSIEEPKGNDYLPLAPAHTLMNGFSVKDLKGFSGSLRTRFLGDRPANEDNSVVAKGYCITDFSVNYQIKKVSIGLNIDNIFNTKWKETQFLTESRLANETDPVEEIHFTAGTPFNARLILKYRW is encoded by the coding sequence ATGAGATTTTTATTTTTACTTTTCATTTTTATTCTTTCTTTTTCAACAAATGCGCAATCTGTAAGCGGGATTGTAAATAATACCGACGGAAAACCTTTATCAGATGTTTTAATTCGGGATTTGATTTCTAAAACACACGCTCATACTGATATAAACGGAAAATTTACATTAGAACAAACCAAAACAAATGACAGCCTTCAAATTTCTAAACAAGGTTATATTACACAAAAAATAAAACTGTCTTCAGATGCTTTTCTTTCTATTCAATTAGAAGAAAAACCTTTTTTATTAGAAGAAGTTACCATAACCAACAGTCTTAAATATTTAAATACTATTTCTAAAATAGATTTAGAGATTCAGCCTGTTTCAAATTCGCAGGATTTACTGCGAAAAGTTCCGGGGCTTTTTATAGGCCAGCATGCGGGCGGGGGAAAAGCAGAACAAATTTTCCTGAGAGGTTTTGACTGTGATCACGGAACTGATATTAATGTTACAGTAGACGGAATGCCGGTAAATATGGTTTCGCACGCACACGGACAAGGTTATGCCGATCTTCATTTTGTAATTCCTGAAACAGTTGATAAGATAGATTTTGACAAAGGTTCTTATTTTGTTGATAAAGGTGATTTTACAACAGCCGGATACGTTGGTTTTAATACTAAAAATGCCTTGCAGAATAGTTCTGTTTCTTTTGAAGGAGGTCAGTTTGATACTTTTCGCACCGTTGCTTTGTTCAATTTATTGAATAAGGAAAATCAGTCGGCTTATTTTGCAGGCGAATATATGATGACAGACGGATATTTTGATGCACCGCAAAACTTCAATCGAATTAATTTATTTGGAAAATATTCGGCTAAAATGACTAATGGCGACCGATTGGCAATTTCGGTTTCGCATTTTAAAAGCCAATGGGATGCGAGCGGACAAATTCCGGATCGTGCTGTAAACGACGGAACAATTTCTCATTACGGAGCAATCGATCCAAATGAAGGAGGAAATACAGGAAGAACTAATTTTAATTTACAGTACGATGCCAAAATTGATGAAAACAGCCAGATTAAAAACACGGCTTATTTAAGCAAATATGATTTTGAATTGTATTCGAATTTTACTTTTTTTCTTAATGATCCTGTAAACGGAGATCAGATCAAACAAAAAGAAAATAGAACCATTGTAGGTTTTCAGTCTGAATACGATCAAAAACTAAATGAAAAATGGCTTTTTAAATTAGGTGCAGGACTGCGAAATGACAATAACAAAGATGTAGAATTATCGCATACCGTAAATCGTAAAACTGTTTTAGAGTATTTGAGTTTAGGAAATGTAAACCAAACGAATCTTTTTGCTTATTCAAGCCTTGATTTTACGTCAGGAAAATGGTTAGTAAATGGAGGTTTACGTTTGGATTATTTCAAATTTGGTTACGAAGACCAATTGGCACCAACTTACAGCAATCAAACGCAGACGAAAGCAATTGTGAGTCCAAAACTGAACTTTTTATACACTCAGAATGATAAAATAAATTACTTTTTAAAATTAGGAAAAGGGTTTCACAGCAATGATACACGTGTAGTAGTGGCTCAAAAAGGAGAAAAAATCCTTCCGGAAACGTATGGAGCAGATTTAGGAATTAACTGGAAACCTTTTCCAAGAATGATTATCAATTCCGCTGTTTGGTATTTGTATCTGGCGCAGGAATTTGTATATGTGGGAGACGAAGCTGTTGTTGAGCCAAGCGGAAAAACAGAACGAAAAGGATTCGATTTTGGTTTTAGATATCAATTAACCAATTGGTTATTCTGGAATACTGATTATACTTATACACATGCAAGATCAATAGAAGAACCAAAAGGAAATGATTATCTGCCATTGGCTCCGGCTCATACTTTAATGAATGGATTTTCTGTAAAAGACCTAAAAGGATTTTCTGGAAGTTTGAGAACAAGATTTTTGGGAGATCGTCCGGCAAATGAAGATAATTCGGTAGTTGCCAAAGGATACTGCATCACAGATTTTTCAGTAAACTATCAAATTAAAAAGGTATCGATAGGACTAAACATCGATAACATTTTTAATACAAAATGGAAAGAAACGCAATTCTTAACAGAATCAAGATTAGCAAATGAAACTGATCCTGTTGAAGAAATTCATTTTACCGCCGGAACGCCATTTAATGCAAGATTAATTTTAAAATATAGATGGTAA
- a CDS encoding hydrogenase maturation nickel metallochaperone HypA/HybF, which produces MHELSVVTSIVKIVQQEVDKIKGKSVLELYLEIGKLSGVEMSSFYFVWPQCINGNILSNTKLFVEEPEGKARCAECETEFYIEKSFDSCPNCKSPFKEIIAGRELKIKKIIIK; this is translated from the coding sequence ATGCATGAGCTTTCGGTTGTTACTTCGATTGTGAAAATTGTTCAACAAGAAGTAGATAAGATAAAAGGTAAAAGCGTATTAGAACTCTATCTGGAAATTGGAAAATTATCAGGAGTAGAAATGTCTTCTTTTTATTTTGTGTGGCCGCAATGCATTAATGGAAATATTTTAAGCAACACGAAATTATTTGTGGAAGAACCAGAAGGAAAAGCCCGGTGTGCAGAATGTGAAACGGAATTTTACATTGAAAAAAGTTTTGACAGCTGCCCAAATTGTAAGAGTCCGTTTAAGGAAATTATTGCCGGCAGAGAATTGAAAATAAAGAAAATAATCATAAAATAA
- a CDS encoding HyaD/HybD family hydrogenase maturation endopeptidase gives METAVSIRKIDEFHSDGNTILVLGIGNYLMGDEGVGVHFINRIDKAQFPEGISFIDGGTGGFTLIPYIESHQKVIIVDATMDGKEEGTISLLKPRFSEDFPISLSGHNFGLKDMVEILSITDTMPEIYLYTITILKMDPMCMQLSPKVEAAIEKVTAEIIQQIEKIKI, from the coding sequence ATGGAAACAGCAGTCAGCATTAGAAAAATAGACGAATTCCATTCTGATGGAAATACCATTTTGGTACTCGGAATAGGAAATTATTTGATGGGAGACGAAGGTGTTGGAGTGCATTTTATAAACCGAATTGATAAAGCCCAATTTCCGGAAGGCATATCTTTTATCGATGGCGGAACTGGCGGTTTTACGTTAATTCCTTACATAGAAAGTCACCAAAAAGTAATAATTGTAGATGCTACAATGGATGGCAAGGAAGAAGGAACTATTTCGCTTTTGAAACCGCGTTTCTCAGAAGACTTCCCTATTTCACTGAGCGGACACAATTTTGGACTTAAAGATATGGTCGAAATCCTGTCTATAACAGATACCATGCCCGAAATCTATTTGTACACCATTACCATTTTAAAAATGGATCCCATGTGCATGCAGCTTTCACCTAAAGTAGAAGCTGCGATAGAAAAAGTAACGGCTGAAATTATACAGCAGATAGAAAAAATAAAAATTTAA